In the genome of Myxococcus stipitatus, one region contains:
- a CDS encoding CARDB domain-containing protein: MKRREWSAPATGWWVLGLLAAGSVGCSSGAPPSGEPDPGSSASRLSPGPDLVITEMDVPPTLRMGPYSTPAMASVRVCNQGTDPSPSTRAHLYVSMDVTLTPMSPGPVTDQSPLGSVDIPYLSPGQCATRSATVYAALPPDAHGMVGGYYVGAIVDEQASVAEQREDNNTFVKGIVGIGDGADLVVTGIGMPASVRTNGSPVPATVTVCNQGSQSISSTFVNLYASMDDVLTPSMPGPGPGYPAATDQAFLGSVPLQWLDPGQCRTLSTNVWPVLPPDAMGMSGAYYVGAIIDEQGAVPELREDNNIFVKGLVGMGQKPDLVVTEVKTPESLRVNGQGSSPVSVKVCNQGTEFSPPTRARLYVSMDRELTPMPSGPVPQAMDQVPVADVPVYGLAPTQCAVFTELVWASLPPAAQGMSGAYYVGAIVDEQASVQELREDNNTFVAGPVGMGQGPDLVITSLLMAEYFRIDSGGTQLPATVTACNRGTEPSPMSRVQLYVSLDAELTPVIPGPGYPPMDQAPLGMVDMPNLYPGQCASRSTNLWPVLPPDAMGMAGAYYVGAIIDEHQWVNELREDNNIFVKGLVGIGPGPDLVVTAMETPASLRHNGPGASSVPATVTVCNRGLEPSSSANVSLYVSMDAVLTPMIPGPGFPVTDQSFLQSIPVPGLHPKQCKTLSTSIWAVLPPDAQGADGAYYLAAIVDEQKAVPEVREDNNIFVKGLVGMGQKPDLVIAEVKIPESVRSSGPAGSSTVTVKVCNQGVGQSQTSRVGLYVSMDPELTPMVPNPGYMPMDQIFIREIIVPDLVPGHCRSFTEPFWGVLPPDAQGRSGAYYVGAVVDEQQLVSELREDNNVFVAGLMGVGQGADLVITNVTMPESYSQNGPIPQPATATVCNRGTELAPPTSVQFYVSMDADLTPMQPMSPFPQMDQAAMGWLDVPALYPGQCSTRSKNLWSVLPQDAQGSKGGYYVGAIVDEPASVPELREDNNIFVMGKVGVGDGPDLVVNGMSLPASVTPGQPMALSLRACNVGTMPSPPTQAQLYLSLDADVTPMMSGPGGPVPQDQSPIGQVAVPALSVGQCLTLSAAPSALLPPDGQNVHVYYVGVIIDEQGAVSELREDNNLYAQKTIGIGSKPDLVIKELLAPANAMPNQSIPLSVRVCNQGMQPSPGTETRIYLSVDDALSFVAPTGYQMPDQAFMAVMSVPSLMPGACLLLSTSAPVILPPDAQGEGRYFLGAIVDELRSVAELREDNNTFAKTLLGVGAKSDLVVSEMTAPATIRAGGTLGITVKVCNQGTQPSSDSAVSVYVSMDLDLAPEGASPGTPPGLDQALVGTVPVSPLGPGMCTSRPLSAQVRTPPDALSSTGDYYLGAYVDSYLQVGELREENNTRLVVLRILP; encoded by the coding sequence ATGAAGAGGCGAGAGTGGAGCGCACCCGCCACGGGCTGGTGGGTCTTGGGATTGTTGGCTGCCGGGAGCGTGGGCTGTTCGAGCGGAGCGCCTCCCTCGGGCGAGCCTGACCCGGGGTCGTCGGCGAGCCGGCTGAGTCCGGGGCCTGACCTGGTCATCACCGAGATGGACGTCCCGCCGACGCTTCGCATGGGACCCTACTCGACACCTGCGATGGCTTCGGTGCGGGTGTGCAACCAAGGCACGGACCCCAGCCCCTCGACGCGTGCCCATCTGTACGTGTCGATGGACGTGACGTTGACGCCGATGTCTCCGGGGCCGGTGACGGACCAGTCTCCACTGGGGAGCGTCGACATCCCCTACCTGTCTCCAGGGCAGTGCGCGACGAGGTCCGCGACGGTGTACGCCGCGCTTCCTCCGGATGCGCACGGGATGGTCGGCGGGTACTACGTGGGCGCCATCGTGGACGAGCAGGCGTCGGTCGCCGAGCAGCGCGAGGACAACAACACCTTCGTGAAGGGCATCGTCGGGATTGGTGACGGCGCGGACCTGGTCGTCACGGGCATCGGGATGCCGGCGAGCGTGCGCACGAACGGGTCCCCGGTGCCCGCGACGGTGACGGTGTGCAACCAGGGCTCGCAGTCGATCTCCTCCACCTTCGTCAATCTCTATGCGTCGATGGACGACGTGCTGACGCCGTCCATGCCGGGCCCGGGCCCGGGCTACCCGGCGGCGACGGACCAGGCCTTCCTGGGCTCGGTTCCGCTCCAGTGGCTGGACCCGGGGCAGTGCAGGACGCTCTCCACGAACGTCTGGCCCGTACTGCCGCCGGACGCGATGGGGATGAGTGGCGCGTACTACGTGGGCGCCATCATCGATGAGCAGGGCGCCGTGCCGGAGCTGCGCGAGGACAACAACATCTTCGTGAAGGGCCTGGTGGGGATGGGCCAGAAGCCGGACCTGGTCGTCACGGAGGTGAAGACCCCGGAGAGCCTGAGGGTCAACGGCCAGGGCTCCTCGCCCGTGAGCGTGAAGGTGTGCAACCAAGGGACGGAGTTCAGCCCTCCGACGCGCGCGCGCCTGTATGTGTCGATGGACCGGGAGCTGACGCCGATGCCCTCGGGGCCCGTGCCGCAGGCGATGGACCAGGTGCCCGTGGCGGACGTCCCCGTGTATGGCCTTGCTCCCACACAGTGCGCGGTGTTCACGGAGCTTGTCTGGGCCTCGCTGCCGCCGGCTGCGCAGGGAATGAGCGGCGCGTACTACGTGGGCGCTATCGTGGATGAGCAGGCCTCGGTGCAGGAGCTGCGCGAGGACAACAACACCTTCGTGGCGGGACCGGTGGGGATGGGGCAGGGGCCGGACCTGGTCATCACGAGCCTCCTCATGGCGGAGTACTTCCGCATCGACTCGGGCGGGACGCAGCTGCCGGCGACGGTGACGGCGTGCAACCGGGGCACGGAGCCGAGCCCCATGTCGCGAGTGCAGTTGTATGTCTCCCTGGACGCGGAGCTGACGCCCGTGATTCCAGGGCCTGGCTATCCGCCGATGGACCAGGCGCCACTGGGCATGGTGGACATGCCCAACCTGTATCCCGGGCAGTGCGCGAGCAGGTCCACGAACCTCTGGCCCGTGCTGCCGCCGGACGCGATGGGGATGGCGGGTGCGTACTACGTGGGCGCCATCATCGACGAGCATCAGTGGGTGAACGAGCTGCGCGAGGACAACAACATCTTCGTGAAGGGCCTGGTGGGAATCGGTCCGGGGCCGGACCTGGTCGTCACGGCGATGGAGACGCCCGCGAGCCTTCGCCACAATGGCCCGGGAGCCTCCTCGGTGCCCGCGACGGTGACGGTGTGCAACCGGGGCCTGGAGCCGAGCTCCTCGGCCAACGTGAGCCTGTATGTGTCGATGGATGCGGTGCTGACGCCGATGATTCCGGGCCCGGGCTTCCCCGTGACGGACCAGAGCTTCCTGCAGTCGATTCCGGTTCCGGGGCTTCACCCGAAGCAGTGCAAGACGCTCTCCACGAGCATCTGGGCCGTGCTCCCGCCGGACGCGCAGGGCGCGGACGGGGCGTACTACCTGGCGGCCATCGTCGATGAGCAGAAGGCGGTGCCGGAGGTGCGCGAAGACAACAACATCTTCGTGAAGGGGCTCGTGGGGATGGGCCAGAAGCCGGACCTGGTCATCGCCGAGGTGAAGATTCCGGAGAGCGTGCGGTCGAGTGGCCCGGCGGGCTCCTCGACGGTGACCGTGAAGGTGTGCAACCAGGGCGTGGGGCAAAGCCAGACGAGCCGGGTGGGGCTGTATGTGTCGATGGACCCGGAGCTGACGCCGATGGTGCCGAACCCCGGCTACATGCCCATGGACCAGATCTTCATCCGGGAAATCATCGTGCCCGACCTGGTCCCTGGACACTGCAGGTCGTTCACGGAGCCCTTCTGGGGCGTGCTGCCGCCGGATGCACAGGGGCGGAGTGGTGCGTACTACGTGGGGGCGGTGGTGGATGAGCAGCAGCTGGTGTCGGAGCTGCGCGAGGACAACAACGTCTTCGTGGCGGGGCTGATGGGCGTGGGCCAGGGCGCGGACCTGGTCATCACGAACGTCACCATGCCGGAGAGCTACTCCCAGAATGGTCCCATTCCGCAGCCGGCGACGGCGACGGTGTGCAACCGGGGGACGGAGCTCGCGCCTCCGACGTCCGTGCAGTTCTATGTGTCGATGGACGCTGATTTGACGCCCATGCAGCCGATGTCTCCCTTTCCGCAGATGGACCAGGCGGCGATGGGATGGCTCGACGTGCCCGCCCTGTATCCCGGGCAGTGCTCCACGCGGTCCAAGAACCTCTGGTCCGTGCTCCCGCAGGACGCACAGGGCTCGAAGGGCGGGTACTACGTGGGCGCCATCGTGGATGAGCCGGCGTCGGTGCCGGAGCTGCGCGAGGACAACAACATCTTCGTGATGGGGAAGGTGGGCGTGGGGGATGGCCCGGACCTGGTCGTCAATGGAATGAGCCTCCCCGCGAGTGTCACGCCGGGGCAGCCGATGGCGCTCAGCCTGAGGGCCTGCAACGTGGGCACGATGCCGAGTCCTCCGACGCAGGCTCAGCTCTACCTCTCCCTCGATGCGGATGTGACGCCGATGATGTCCGGCCCTGGGGGACCCGTGCCGCAGGACCAGTCACCCATCGGGCAGGTCGCGGTGCCAGCGCTGAGCGTGGGGCAATGCTTGACGCTCTCCGCCGCGCCCTCCGCCCTGCTGCCCCCGGATGGGCAGAACGTCCACGTGTACTACGTCGGTGTCATCATCGATGAGCAGGGGGCCGTGTCCGAGCTGCGGGAGGACAACAACCTCTACGCGCAGAAGACGATAGGGATTGGGAGCAAGCCGGACCTGGTCATCAAGGAACTGCTCGCGCCCGCGAACGCGATGCCGAACCAGTCCATCCCGCTGAGTGTTCGGGTGTGCAACCAGGGCATGCAGCCCAGCCCTGGCACTGAGACTCGAATCTACCTGTCGGTGGATGATGCGCTGTCGTTCGTGGCGCCCACCGGGTATCAGATGCCCGACCAGGCCTTCATGGCGGTCATGTCCGTTCCGTCGCTCATGCCGGGGGCGTGCCTCCTGCTCTCGACGTCGGCGCCCGTGATTCTTCCCCCGGACGCACAGGGGGAGGGGCGCTACTTCCTGGGGGCCATCGTCGACGAGCTGCGCTCGGTGGCCGAGCTGCGGGAGGACAACAACACCTTCGCGAAGACGCTCCTGGGCGTGGGGGCGAAGTCGGACCTGGTGGTCTCCGAGATGACGGCTCCCGCCACGATTCGTGCGGGCGGCACCCTCGGCATCACCGTCAAGGTGTGCAACCAGGGCACGCAGCCCAGCAGCGACAGCGCCGTGAGTGTCTACGTCTCCATGGACCTCGACCTCGCGCCGGAGGGGGCGTCCCCGGGCACGCCTCCCGGTCTGGACCAGGCCTTGGTGGGCACGGTGCCCGTGAGCCCCCTGGGGCCGGGGATGTGCACCAGCCGGCCGCTGAGCGCCCAGGTCCGTACGCCGCCAGACGCGCTGAGCTCGACGGGTGACTACTACCTGGGCGCCTACGTGGACTCCTACCTGCAAGTCGGGGAGCTGCGAGAGGAGAACAACACCCGCCTCGTCGTGCTCCGCATCCTGCCGTAG
- a CDS encoding AAA family ATPase, with amino-acid sequence MATRKNEDQERLIDRDLTAMAREGRLPAAHGVDAAVTEVLGLLTRGGKHPLLAGDPGVGKSALVQEVARRIAEGRVDAELAQARLVEVSVANILARSTQRQAAESFEELLAHLARHACPIVYIRDLPAALGGPLAPVAVRALRTGGMRFIFETEPKRVQELVRSDEALAERLHLLPLHEPPLEKARWVVGRVAEELERELRLPIDPAACDLALRLSAKFLLAQRMPRKAIELLKETAAEAAGAAKDHVGPEDVLTRFCSATRLPRFVVDDAMPLDLEETERFFGERLLGQTDAVGAVLRSVALLKAGLNDPRRPLGVFLFAGPTGVGKTQLAKLLAEYLFGSADRLVRLNMADYPNDGDESVPFGASWAPALETRRGELSALLDGKVFSVLLLDEFEKAARSVHDRFLQLFDEGTFVNGAGEVVSCNNTLIVATSNVGAEVYREPAMGFAGTKRADEMVSEVDRRIGESFRPEFLNRFDAICHFQPLSKVDIRKIAQREVGRVLEREGIRARSLDVEVTPEVVDILVERGYSPQFGARYLQREIEKTLTAALAVEIARKPLAPGTPVRVEARPGGRVMAVAEPASPPPAPTAQLLLPSARAAPVKRRLDRKSLLVEMDRLVGKARALAASSGRPELEERRASLLTETQAPNLWDDPTHAADVIRAFRTVEAHINELERLEAACLFARRLVREAKNEVQLASAARQVEDVAREVQMAEALQASGATQQDNEALVDICASDSAETQEAWVQELASMYLGWAQRRGYEAVAVAEADEPSRVVVRIAGPGAYGFLAGEAGLHRRLEDEKRQRAYVRVHRGGTLSEDELELLEVLGRPVKSHEGAYLQRVRTEVTVKDESTGRVLTLTGAGELDELKDIAARVVAGQGGTTDEARRYYLGRSPRVEDPRTGAGTPRVKDVLRGELDVFIAAWISRPPAEPPLGS; translated from the coding sequence ATGGCGACGAGGAAGAACGAGGACCAGGAAAGACTCATCGACCGAGACCTGACCGCGATGGCCCGCGAAGGGCGGTTGCCGGCCGCCCACGGCGTGGATGCCGCGGTGACAGAAGTGCTCGGTCTGCTGACTCGAGGTGGCAAGCACCCGCTGCTGGCGGGCGACCCGGGCGTGGGCAAGAGCGCGCTCGTGCAGGAGGTCGCACGCCGCATCGCCGAGGGCCGCGTGGACGCGGAGCTTGCCCAGGCGCGGCTGGTGGAGGTCTCCGTCGCCAACATCCTGGCGCGCAGCACCCAGCGTCAGGCCGCGGAGAGCTTCGAGGAGCTGCTCGCGCACCTCGCGCGGCACGCCTGCCCCATCGTCTACATCCGAGACCTTCCTGCGGCCCTGGGGGGCCCGCTGGCGCCAGTCGCCGTGCGCGCCCTGCGCACCGGCGGCATGCGCTTCATCTTCGAGACGGAGCCCAAGCGCGTCCAGGAGCTGGTGCGCTCCGATGAGGCCTTGGCGGAGCGGCTGCACCTGCTGCCCCTGCACGAGCCGCCGCTCGAGAAGGCGCGCTGGGTGGTGGGCCGCGTGGCCGAGGAGCTGGAGCGCGAGCTGCGGCTGCCCATCGACCCCGCGGCGTGTGACCTGGCCCTGCGGCTGTCCGCCAAGTTCCTGCTGGCCCAGCGCATGCCGCGCAAGGCCATCGAGCTGCTGAAGGAGACCGCGGCCGAAGCGGCGGGCGCGGCCAAGGACCACGTCGGTCCCGAGGACGTGCTCACCCGCTTCTGCTCCGCCACGCGCCTGCCGCGCTTCGTGGTGGACGACGCCATGCCGCTGGACCTGGAGGAGACCGAGCGCTTCTTCGGCGAGCGGCTGCTGGGCCAGACGGACGCGGTGGGGGCCGTGCTGCGCTCGGTGGCGCTGCTCAAGGCGGGGCTGAACGACCCTCGACGGCCGCTGGGCGTGTTCCTGTTCGCCGGCCCCACGGGCGTGGGCAAGACGCAGCTCGCGAAGCTCCTGGCCGAGTACCTCTTCGGCTCGGCGGACCGGCTGGTGCGCCTGAACATGGCGGACTACCCCAACGACGGAGACGAGAGCGTGCCCTTCGGCGCGTCCTGGGCTCCGGCGCTGGAGACCCGGCGAGGCGAGCTGAGCGCGCTGCTGGACGGCAAGGTGTTCTCCGTGCTGCTGCTCGACGAGTTCGAGAAGGCCGCGCGCAGCGTGCATGACCGCTTCCTCCAGCTCTTCGACGAGGGCACCTTCGTCAACGGCGCGGGCGAGGTGGTGTCGTGCAACAACACGCTCATCGTCGCCACGTCCAACGTGGGCGCCGAGGTGTACCGCGAGCCGGCCATGGGCTTCGCGGGCACCAAGCGCGCGGACGAGATGGTGTCGGAGGTGGACCGCCGCATCGGAGAGTCCTTCCGTCCGGAGTTCCTCAACCGCTTCGACGCCATCTGTCACTTCCAGCCCCTGTCCAAGGTGGACATCCGAAAAATCGCGCAGCGCGAGGTCGGCCGGGTGCTGGAGCGCGAGGGTATCCGCGCGCGCTCGCTGGACGTGGAGGTCACTCCCGAGGTCGTCGACATCCTCGTGGAGCGCGGCTACTCCCCCCAGTTCGGCGCGCGCTACCTCCAGCGCGAAATCGAGAAGACCCTCACCGCCGCGCTGGCCGTGGAGATTGCCCGCAAGCCGCTGGCGCCTGGGACGCCCGTGCGCGTGGAAGCGCGCCCGGGAGGCCGGGTCATGGCCGTGGCCGAGCCCGCCTCGCCCCCGCCCGCGCCCACCGCGCAGCTGCTCCTGCCGTCCGCGCGTGCCGCTCCGGTGAAGCGGCGGCTGGACCGCAAGTCGCTGCTGGTGGAGATGGACCGGCTGGTGGGCAAGGCGCGCGCGCTGGCGGCCTCGTCGGGCCGGCCGGAGCTGGAGGAGCGGCGTGCGTCCCTGCTGACGGAGACCCAGGCGCCCAACCTCTGGGACGACCCCACGCACGCGGCCGACGTCATCCGGGCCTTCCGGACGGTGGAGGCGCACATCAACGAGCTGGAGCGCCTGGAGGCCGCGTGCCTCTTCGCGCGCCGGCTGGTGCGCGAGGCGAAGAACGAGGTGCAGCTCGCCTCCGCGGCGCGGCAGGTGGAGGACGTCGCTCGCGAGGTGCAGATGGCCGAGGCACTGCAGGCGTCCGGAGCCACGCAGCAGGACAACGAGGCGCTGGTGGACATCTGCGCGAGCGACTCGGCGGAGACGCAGGAGGCGTGGGTGCAGGAGCTGGCCTCCATGTACCTGGGCTGGGCGCAGCGGCGCGGCTACGAGGCGGTGGCGGTGGCCGAGGCGGATGAGCCCTCGCGCGTGGTGGTGCGCATCGCCGGGCCGGGTGCGTATGGCTTCCTCGCGGGCGAGGCGGGGCTGCACCGGCGGCTGGAGGACGAGAAACGCCAGCGGGCCTACGTGCGCGTGCACCGGGGCGGCACGCTCTCCGAGGACGAGCTGGAGCTCCTGGAGGTGCTCGGCCGTCCCGTGAAGAGCCACGAGGGCGCCTACCTCCAGCGCGTGCGCACGGAGGTGACGGTGAAGGACGAGTCCACCGGGCGCGTGCTCACCCTCACCGGCGCGGGAGAGCTGGACGAGCTGAAGGACATCGCCGCGCGCGTGGTCGCCGGCCAGGGAGGGACCACGGACGAAGCGCGGCGGTACTACCTGGGCCGCAGCCCTCGCGTGGAGGACCCTCGCACCGGCGCCGGGACTCCTCGCGTCAAGGACGTGCTGCGCGGCGAGCTGGATGTGTTCATCGCCGCGTGGATTTCACGCCCCCCCGCGGAACCTCCGCTGGGGAGCTGA